From the Pungitius pungitius chromosome 6, fPunPun2.1, whole genome shotgun sequence genome, one window contains:
- the c6h15orf39 gene encoding uncharacterized protein C15orf39 homolog yields MMSSQPMPTVVDPVFRSKMPLLDGTIASTGLSKPQNMSGFLGKQMLQYGGAYFTYDPRGKDAAGFTSWSNSKTSLVDARSPVSPLSGMDRQNHIIYRQDSNSSEEGHCLSSPLYHARVKPGFTLFAKSPGISSPTAGGSAAQRKPKTGGENLSPTSENAVYLAIPKPVYVHNPCCNELGCVMTQRYSLEQGSPRMPNTVYEHDWMQTDSHYTERPPIQRKAQDSVPQQRGLQMESSGERLKRMTEGTWSPGRTRTFPGRIDPKYSSYPCTPTRTLLGSPSEHSQHLQTSPRGYPSLYPSHPVYEHMTSEVYREHSPMTKYGHLPQHPMFYYAQANAEVENGTQFKQREDVPVIVKHTLPNTREQYIGPPLFHGEIPLPGTETLPNHALMQAFDYSYYAVPRFNLNASQLRAPLKRQHSSPGVNYSPSSQYVEHPMASATNLHKEKTNSSLRVGQPHTNSPLLRVDQTNSPLLRVDQTNSPLLRVDQTSPARRESQAGVSPSSIQTNRFFHPLNSLHIDRPVFPPTGSSMDRRMDYSAYDAQVTCPKMAKSLPVSPAAWPPRSPHHSSDRVQAAVPHCANVRKIIYSPAAAIGNKQDGSASSSGPAALKEGPKRRLSKSPSPIKIKEEDRDLCEVELHKKRQRVKMANGEVGNKTDSPPMPVIDNVFSLAPYKVYLQASGELFPGRIGQSAEQPDNKTKMDLKAKMPNRGEQQSVLRLVSRTTSAGIYTEKKPAEEIFEPKNIKVEEKVYPLDPDGERYCSKLTIKRETEETSSCNSEPMLVIKKCEPDELESKPPLADEKVTSDESKPGEVTAPVCPENSSSRADVSTPPAQLVVLQPKTVTPPQPPESKLDFRNIPPQSLKLSTYKLFFCDTKQSSPAPAQPITQVLVRKHFFEMHHALCKLVSDLVLASSKQELRTWLSQVGLTEAASPPTKVQKVSCLLGVKAREVWLNEEMKSALHTVLERMREYTAQDRCPFPHVMRTGAVFLPMLVVKELLFPTVQGSFIDQVLQEHRVELRPTTLSEEKLLVQFHKRACSSRLRRLMSLKHLPDIYADVVNLLYHTCVCKHLESTSPDVQKKVQD; encoded by the exons ATGATGAGCAGCCAGCCAATGCCCACCGTTGTTGACCCGGTGTTTCGAAGCAAAATGCCCCTATTAGACGGGACCATAGCATCCACAGGACTGTCGAAACCACAAAATATGTCTGGCTTCCTGGGTAAGCAGATGCTGCAGTACGGCGGGGCGTACTTCACTTATGATCCCAGAGGAAAGGACGCGGCAGGATTCACTTCTTGGAGCAACTCAAAGACCTCTCTGGTCGATGCCAGAAGTCCTGTGAGTCCCCTTTCTGGCATGGATAGACAAAACCACATCATTTACAGGCAAGACAGCAATTCCTCAGAGGAAGGCCATTGCCTTTCTTCCCCACTGTATCATGCCAGAGTAAAACCGGGCTTTACATTATTCGCTAAAAGTCCTGGGATCAGCAGTCCTACCGCTGGGGGGTCAGCGGctcaaagaaaaccaaaaactGGAGGTGAGAATCTATCTCCCACATCTGAAAACGCTGTTTACTTAGCGATTCCTAAGCCAGTCTATGTGCATAACCCCTGCTGTAATGAACTGGGTTGTGTGATGACACAACGATACAGCCTGGAACAGGGCTCTCCGAGGATGCCAAACACTGTGTATGAGCACGATTGGATGCAAACAGATAGTCACTACACAGAGAGACCACCCATCCAGAGGAAAGCACAAGACAGCGTGCCGCAACAGAGAGGTTTACAGATGGAGTCCAGTGGCGAGAGACTAAAGAGGATGACTGAAGGGACGTGGAGCCCAGGTAGAACGAGGACTTTTCCTGGTAGGATTGACCCCAAATACAGCAGTTATCCATGCACCCCGACTCGCACACTCTTAGGTTCTCCAAGTGAGCACAGCCAGCATTTACAGACCTCCCCCAGAGGTTACCCTAGCTTGTACCCCTCCCATCCCGTATATGAGCATATGACCTCAGAGGTTTATCGGGAACATTCTCCCATGACCAAATATGGCCACCTACCACAGCACCCAATGTTTTACTACGCTCAGGCAAATGCAGAGGTAGAGAACGGGACACAGTTCAAGCAGAGAGAAGATGTGCCTGTTATTGTTAAACACACACTCCCAAACACAAGGGAGCAGTACATCGGGCCTCCGTTGTTTCATGGTGAAATACCATTGCCAGGCACTGAAACATTGCCAAATCATGCCTTGATGCAGGCTTTTGACTATTCATATTACGCAGTTCccagatttaatttaaatgcaaGCCAACTCAGAGCCCCACTGAAAAGGCAACATAGTTCCCCTGGCGTTAATTATTCCCCATCCAGCCAATACGTGGAGCACCCCATGGCCTCTGCAACCAACCTACACAAGGAAAAAACCAACTCTAGCCTGCGTGTTGGCCAACCACACACCAACTCACCATTGCTACGCGTGGACCAAACCAACTCACCATTGCTACGCGTGGACCAAACCAACTCACCATTGCTACGTGTGGACCAAACCAGTCCTGCCAGACGTGAAAGCCAAGCTGGGGTCTCACCATCCAGCATACAGACCAACAGATTTTTTCACCCACTCAACAGCCTGCACATTGACCGACCTGTCTTTCCACCAACTGGCTCGAGCATGGACAGAAGGATGGACTATTCCGCTTATGATGCCCAGGTTACGTGCCCAAAAATGGCAAAAAGCCTTCCTGTTTCGCCAGCTGCATGGCCGCCCCGGTCACCCCATCACAGTTCAGATCGAGTCCAGGCAGCTGTACCTCATTGTGCAAACGTCCgaaaaataatttattcccCGGCCGCTGCAATAGGAAATAAACAGGATGGCTCCGCATCCAGTTCAGGCCCTGCTGCTCTGAAAGAGGGCCCGAAGAGACGTCTTTCTAAATCCCCTTCACCAATCAAAATAAAGGAAGAGGATAGGGATCTATGTGAGGTTGAACTCCATAAGAAAAGACAAAGGGTGAAAATGGCGAATGGAGAAGTAGGAAATAAAACGGACTCTCCTCCAATGCCAGTAATTGACAATGTCTTCAGCTTGGCACCTTACAAAGTGTACCTGCAGGCATCTGGAGAGTTATTTCCAGGCAGAATCGGCCAATCAGCTGAGCAGCCTGACAACAAAACCAAGATGGACCTTAAAGCAAAAATGCCCAATCGAGGTGAACAGCAGTCTGTGCTGCGTCTAGTTTCCAGAACAACGTCTGCAGGTATTTACACAGAGAAGAAGCCTGCTGAAGAGATCTTTGAACCCAAAAATATTAAAGTGGAAGAAAAGGTATATCCATTAGATCCCGATGGCGAGAGATACTGCAGCAAATTAACAATCAAAAGAGAAACCGAAGAGACTAGTTCATGCAACAGCGAACCAATGTTGGTGATAAAGAAATGTGAACCTGATGAACTTGAAAGTAAACCCCCATTAGCAGATGAGAAAGTAACTTCAGATGAGTCCAAACCTGGTGAGGTCACGGCACCGGTCTGTCCTGAGAACTCGTCTTCTCGGGCTGATGTAAGCACACCGCCGGCGCAGCTGGTCGTCTTGCAGCCCAAAACCGTTACTCCACCTCAACCACCTGAAAGCAAACTCGATTTTAGAAACATTCCTCCCCAGAGTCTGAAACTTTCCACCTACAAATTATTCTTTTGTGACACAAAGCAATCTTCTCCGGCTCCTGCACAGCCAATAACCCAAGTTCTAGTCCGCAAGCACTTCTTTGAAATGCACCATGCACTCTGCAAGTTGGTGTCCGACTTAGTGCTGGCTTCTTCAAAGCAGGAACTGCGAACCTGGCTGTCTCAGGTGGGACTTACTGAAGCAGCATCTCCTCCAACCAAAGTCCAGAAAGTGTCTTGTTTGTTGGGGGTAAAAGCCAGAGAGGTGTGGCTCAATGAGGAGATGAAGTCTGCGCTCCACACGGTGCTGGAGAGGATGAGAGAGTACACCGCCCAGGACCGCTGTCCTTTCCCACACGTCATGCGGACGGGGGCCGTGTTCCTCCCCATGCTGGTGGTGAAGGAGCTGCTGTTTCCCACGGTGCAGGGCAGCTTCATCGACCAGGTCCTGCAGGAGCACAGAGTGGAGCTGCGGCCGACCACGCTCTCCGAAGAAAAGCTCCTCGTCCAGTTTCACAAAAGAGCCTGTTCCTCCAGGCTCAGGAGACTAATGTCCCTCAAACACCTGCCTGACATCTACGCCGACGTGGTCAACCTTTTGTATCACACCTGTGTCTGCAAACACCTGG aaTCAACCTCACCTGATGTCCAAAAGAAAGTCCag GATTAG
- the arih1 gene encoding E3 ubiquitin-protein ligase arih1 isoform X1, with amino-acid sequence MDSDEGYNYEYDDEEEECSEDSAEEEPEDDTLELGEVELVDPVVAGGERDECGETGGGGHGPGEEEEEDYRFEVLTAEQILQHMVECIREVNEVIQNPATITRILLSHFNWDKEKLMERYFDGNLDKLFSECHVINPSKKPRIRPPINTRSSAQDMPCQICYLNFPNSYFTGLECGHKFCMQCWGDYLTTKIIEEGMGQTISCPAHSCDILVDDNTVMRLITDSKVKLKYQHLITNSFVECNRLLKWCPAPDCHHVVKVQYPDAKPVRCKCGRQFCFNCGENWHDPVKCKWLRKWIKKCDDDSETSNWIAANTKECPKCHVTIEKDGGCNHMVCRNQNCKAEFCWVCLGPWEPHGSAWYNCNRYNEDDAKAARDAQEFNALLLQRSRAALQRYLFYCNRYMNHMQSLRFEHKLYAQVKQKMEEMQQHNMSWIEVQFLKKAVDVLCQCRSTLMFTYVFAFYLKKNNQSIIFENNQADLENATEVLSGYLERDISQDSLQDIKQKVQDKYRYCESRRRVLLQHVHEGYEKDLWEYIED; translated from the exons ATGGACTCAGACGAGGGTTATAACTATGAATacgacgacgaagaggaggaatgTAGCGAGGATAGCGCCGAAGAGGAGCCCGAGGACGACACCCTGGAGCTGGGAGAGGTGGAGTTGGTCGATCCCGTTGTGGCCGGTGGAGAGCGAGACGAGTGCGGGGAGACTGGTGGAGGTGGTCACGGTCctggcgaggaagaggaagaggactacCGCTTCGAGGTTTTGACTGCCGAGCAGATTCTCCAGCATATGGTGGAGTGTATCAGGGAGGTCAACGAGGTCATCCAG AATCCTGCGACAATAACGCGCATACTTCTCAGTCACTTCAACTGGGATAAAGAAAAGCTCATGGAAAG GTATTTTGATGGGAATCTGGACAAGCTTTTCTCTGAGTGTCATGTCATTAACCCCAGTAAGAAGCCTCGCATCCGTCCTCCAATCAACACTAGATCGTCGGCACAAGACATGCCATGTCAGATCTGCTACCTGAACTTCCCCAACTCT TATTTTACAGGCCTGGAGTGTGGACACAAGTTCTGCATGCAGTGCTGGGGAGATTACCTGACCACCAAAATCATAGAAGAAGGAATGGGACAG acCATTTCTTGCCCTGCCCATAGTTGTGACATTTTGGTCGATGACAACACAGTCAT GCGCCTCATAACAGATTCTAAAGTGAAGTTGAAGTACCAGCATTTAATTACAAATAGTTTTGTAGAG TGCAATCGACTGTTAAAGTGGTGCCCTGCACCAGACTGCCATCATGTTGTCAAAGTCCAGTACCCAGATGCCAAGCCAGTGAGGTGCAAGTGTGGCCGTCAGTTCTG CTTCAACTGTGGAGAGAACTGGCATGACCCCGTCAAGTGTAAG TGGTTGAGAAAATGGATAAAGAAATGTGATGACGACAGTGAAACTTCAAACTGGATTGCAGCAAACACTAAG GAGTGTCCAAAATGCCACGTGACCATTGAAAAAGATGGTGGCTGCAATCACATGGTTTGTCGGAACCAGAACTGCAAAGCTGAGTTCTGCTGGGTGTGTCTGGGTCCATGGGAGCCCCACGGCTCAGCCTG GTACAACTGCAATCGCTACAATGAAGATGATGCGAAGGCAGCCAGAGATGCTCAAGAG TTCAATGCTTTGTTACTGCAGCGCTCCAGGGCCGCCCTGCAAAGGTACCTGTTCTACTGCAACCGCTACATGAACCACATGCAGAGCCTGCGCTTTGAGCACAAGCTCTACGCTCAGGTCAAGCAGAAAATGGAGGAGATGCAGCAGCACAACATGTCCTGGATCGAGGTGCAGTTCCTGAAGAAGGCCGTGGATGTGCTGTGCCAGTGCCGCTCAACACTCATGTTCACTTATGTCTTTGCCTTCTACCTCAAGAAGAACAACCAGTCCATTATTTTTGAG AATAACCAGGCAGACCTGGAAAATGCCACCGAGGTACTCTCTGGCTACCTAGAGCGGGATATCTCCCAGGATTCCTTGCAGGACATCAAGCAGAAAGTACAAGATAAGTACAG ATACTGTGAGAGCAGGCGAAGAGTGCTGCTACAGCATGTGCATGAAGGCTATGAGAAGGACCTGTGGGAGTACATTGAAGATTGA
- the arih1 gene encoding E3 ubiquitin-protein ligase arih1 isoform X2 has protein sequence MDSDEGYNYEYDDEEEECSEDSAEEEPEDDTLELGEVELVDPVVAGGERDECGETGGGGHGPGEEEEEDYRFEVLTAEQILQHMVECIREVNEVIQNPATITRILLSHFNWDKEKLMERYFDGNLDKLFSECHVINPSKKPRIRPPINTRSSAQDMPCQICYLNFPNSYFTGLECGHKFCMQCWGDYLTTKIIEEGMGQTISCPAHSCDILVDDNTVMRLITDSKVKLKYQHLITNSFVECNRLLKWCPAPDCHHVVKVQYPDAKPVRCKCGRQFCFNCGENWHDPVKCKWLRKWIKKCDDDSETSNWIAANTKECPKCHVTIEKDGGCNHMVCRNQNCKAEFCWVCLGPWEPHGSAWYNCNRYNEDDAKAARDAQERSRAALQRYLFYCNRYMNHMQSLRFEHKLYAQVKQKMEEMQQHNMSWIEVQFLKKAVDVLCQCRSTLMFTYVFAFYLKKNNQSIIFENNQADLENATEVLSGYLERDISQDSLQDIKQKVQDKYRYCESRRRVLLQHVHEGYEKDLWEYIED, from the exons ATGGACTCAGACGAGGGTTATAACTATGAATacgacgacgaagaggaggaatgTAGCGAGGATAGCGCCGAAGAGGAGCCCGAGGACGACACCCTGGAGCTGGGAGAGGTGGAGTTGGTCGATCCCGTTGTGGCCGGTGGAGAGCGAGACGAGTGCGGGGAGACTGGTGGAGGTGGTCACGGTCctggcgaggaagaggaagaggactacCGCTTCGAGGTTTTGACTGCCGAGCAGATTCTCCAGCATATGGTGGAGTGTATCAGGGAGGTCAACGAGGTCATCCAG AATCCTGCGACAATAACGCGCATACTTCTCAGTCACTTCAACTGGGATAAAGAAAAGCTCATGGAAAG GTATTTTGATGGGAATCTGGACAAGCTTTTCTCTGAGTGTCATGTCATTAACCCCAGTAAGAAGCCTCGCATCCGTCCTCCAATCAACACTAGATCGTCGGCACAAGACATGCCATGTCAGATCTGCTACCTGAACTTCCCCAACTCT TATTTTACAGGCCTGGAGTGTGGACACAAGTTCTGCATGCAGTGCTGGGGAGATTACCTGACCACCAAAATCATAGAAGAAGGAATGGGACAG acCATTTCTTGCCCTGCCCATAGTTGTGACATTTTGGTCGATGACAACACAGTCAT GCGCCTCATAACAGATTCTAAAGTGAAGTTGAAGTACCAGCATTTAATTACAAATAGTTTTGTAGAG TGCAATCGACTGTTAAAGTGGTGCCCTGCACCAGACTGCCATCATGTTGTCAAAGTCCAGTACCCAGATGCCAAGCCAGTGAGGTGCAAGTGTGGCCGTCAGTTCTG CTTCAACTGTGGAGAGAACTGGCATGACCCCGTCAAGTGTAAG TGGTTGAGAAAATGGATAAAGAAATGTGATGACGACAGTGAAACTTCAAACTGGATTGCAGCAAACACTAAG GAGTGTCCAAAATGCCACGTGACCATTGAAAAAGATGGTGGCTGCAATCACATGGTTTGTCGGAACCAGAACTGCAAAGCTGAGTTCTGCTGGGTGTGTCTGGGTCCATGGGAGCCCCACGGCTCAGCCTG GTACAACTGCAATCGCTACAATGAAGATGATGCGAAGGCAGCCAGAGATGCTCAAGAG CGCTCCAGGGCCGCCCTGCAAAGGTACCTGTTCTACTGCAACCGCTACATGAACCACATGCAGAGCCTGCGCTTTGAGCACAAGCTCTACGCTCAGGTCAAGCAGAAAATGGAGGAGATGCAGCAGCACAACATGTCCTGGATCGAGGTGCAGTTCCTGAAGAAGGCCGTGGATGTGCTGTGCCAGTGCCGCTCAACACTCATGTTCACTTATGTCTTTGCCTTCTACCTCAAGAAGAACAACCAGTCCATTATTTTTGAG AATAACCAGGCAGACCTGGAAAATGCCACCGAGGTACTCTCTGGCTACCTAGAGCGGGATATCTCCCAGGATTCCTTGCAGGACATCAAGCAGAAAGTACAAGATAAGTACAG ATACTGTGAGAGCAGGCGAAGAGTGCTGCTACAGCATGTGCATGAAGGCTATGAGAAGGACCTGTGGGAGTACATTGAAGATTGA